In one Salvelinus sp. IW2-2015 linkage group LG26, ASM291031v2, whole genome shotgun sequence genomic region, the following are encoded:
- the LOC139023085 gene encoding uncharacterized protein, translating to MGTGAEEGSGHGAGLAAVPGLGIGIEEDSGLGAGLDTVPRLGISAEEGSCPGAGLDTVPGMGTGAEEGSGHGVGLAAVPGLSIGAEEGSGLGAGLGRRTGGLVCEPAQVAPDC from the coding sequence atgggcaccggcgcagaggaaggttccggccatggagctgggctggccgccgtgcctggactgggtaTCGGCATAGAGGAAGACTCCGGCCtaggagcgggactggacaccgtgcctagACTGGGCAtcagcgcagaggaaggctcctgccctggagcgggactggacaccgtgcctggaatgggcaccggcgcagaggaaggttcCGGCCATGGAGTTGGGctggccgccgtgcctggactgagcatcggcgcagaggaaggctccggcctaggagcgggactggggaggcgcactggaggccttgTGTgtgagccggcacaggtggcaccggactgctga